One genomic window of Halococcus sediminicola includes the following:
- a CDS encoding MazG nucleotide pyrophosphohydrolase domain-containing protein, with protein MEEQRAVAAFVEEYELNGEPAFRILDLAAEVGEIAADATDSTDYGAKPDELDVETDEIGDALFSLLAVADALDVDAGDALDEALEKYEARITETGSAGSGS; from the coding sequence ATGGAAGAGCAACGAGCAGTCGCGGCGTTCGTTGAAGAGTACGAACTGAACGGCGAGCCGGCGTTTCGAATTCTCGATCTAGCTGCCGAAGTCGGTGAAATCGCCGCGGATGCTACCGACTCAACCGATTACGGTGCGAAACCGGACGAACTCGACGTCGAAACGGACGAGATCGGCGACGCCCTGTTTTCGCTGCTCGCGGTTGCCGACGCACTTGATGTCGATGCTGGCGATGCTCTCGACGAAGCGCTCGAAAAATACGAGGCACGAATCACGGAAACGGGAAGTGCTGGGTCCGGTAGCTAA
- a CDS encoding DUF7544 domain-containing protein: MSLYAVENIGDAYEATRAFLFPFSLRRWLKLALVVFFVGGASLGSGFQGGFEFDAPVNQPIGPDVGPITSPVTGPADGAAIGQFLPVVLGLVALVLVLALAFAAIGSVMEFVLVAALREETVSIRRHFGRYWQKGLRLLGFRVGLWLLTAALVAVPVAAVAVVFVGPDTRIGGAAIALALLVPFALLVALVAALAYGFTTVFAVPIMLLEDRGVLSAWRRLWPTLRGQWKEYLAYVVLELILSIAVGVAVGVLTALALVGLAIPFGALGALTVVAGGGMASLSPVAIALLAVGALVFAALAIVLTALVQVPVLTYFRYYALFVLGDTDESLDLVPERRRRVRETRDDSSATDGRPAA; the protein is encoded by the coding sequence ATGTCACTTTACGCGGTCGAGAACATCGGTGATGCATACGAGGCGACGCGGGCGTTTCTCTTCCCGTTCTCGCTCCGTCGATGGCTCAAACTCGCGCTGGTCGTCTTCTTCGTTGGCGGCGCGAGCCTCGGATCGGGCTTTCAGGGCGGGTTCGAGTTCGACGCCCCGGTGAACCAGCCTATCGGTCCCGACGTCGGGCCAATCACGAGTCCCGTCACCGGACCGGCCGACGGCGCGGCTATCGGGCAGTTCCTGCCGGTGGTTCTCGGACTCGTGGCGCTCGTCCTCGTTCTCGCGCTCGCGTTCGCCGCGATCGGATCGGTGATGGAGTTCGTCCTCGTCGCCGCGCTGCGCGAGGAGACGGTCAGCATCAGACGACATTTTGGACGGTACTGGCAGAAGGGTCTCAGACTGCTCGGCTTCCGCGTCGGTCTCTGGCTGCTGACGGCCGCACTCGTGGCGGTCCCGGTTGCCGCGGTCGCGGTCGTCTTCGTCGGTCCGGACACGAGAATCGGCGGCGCGGCCATCGCGCTCGCGTTGCTCGTTCCGTTCGCCCTGCTGGTCGCCCTCGTGGCCGCGCTCGCCTACGGCTTCACGACGGTGTTCGCCGTCCCGATAATGCTCCTCGAGGACCGTGGTGTGCTGTCGGCGTGGCGGCGGCTCTGGCCGACGCTGCGCGGCCAGTGGAAGGAGTACCTCGCGTACGTCGTGCTCGAACTGATTCTCAGCATCGCGGTCGGTGTGGCCGTCGGGGTCCTCACGGCGCTCGCGCTCGTCGGACTCGCCATCCCCTTCGGGGCACTCGGCGCGCTGACCGTCGTCGCCGGCGGCGGGATGGCAAGCCTTTCGCCCGTCGCCATCGCGCTGTTGGCCGTCGGCGCGCTCGTCTTCGCCGCTCTGGCGATCGTTCTCACCGCGCTCGTGCAGGTCCCGGTCCTGACGTACTTCCGCTACTACGCGCTGTTCGTCCTCGGCGACACCGACGAATCACTCGACCTCGTTCCCGAGCGTCGCCGTCGTGTGCGCGAGACGAGGGACGACTCGTCCGCGACGGACGGTCGCCCGGCCGCCTGA
- a CDS encoding creatininase family protein: MHLTEATWTDADDLDTDLALLPVGSTEQHGPHAPLGTDHLTAGAVAASAAEVREENGREIVVAPAIPVGIAEEHRGFSGTLWVSPDIFRGYVRDVLTSLASHGWNRIVLVNGHGGNVGALREVCADVTRHEDAYTVPFTWFDAIGATGMGHGGPVETALLRAIDPDLVRDDRIEEARAGASDGWGEWVSGTNLAFDSAEFTDSGAVGDPSEGTEERGEELLEQATAALVTLLDAVEERDLS, from the coding sequence ATGCATCTCACCGAGGCGACGTGGACCGACGCCGACGACCTCGATACGGACCTCGCACTCCTTCCCGTGGGCAGCACCGAACAGCACGGCCCGCACGCCCCGCTCGGCACCGACCACCTCACTGCCGGAGCGGTCGCGGCGAGCGCGGCCGAGGTCCGTGAGGAAAACGGACGAGAAATCGTGGTTGCGCCCGCAATCCCCGTGGGTATCGCCGAGGAACACCGCGGGTTTTCGGGAACGCTCTGGGTCTCGCCGGATATCTTTCGGGGGTACGTCCGCGACGTACTCACGAGCCTCGCGTCGCATGGTTGGAACAGGATCGTGCTCGTCAACGGGCATGGGGGTAACGTCGGCGCGCTGCGGGAGGTCTGTGCGGACGTAACCCGCCACGAGGATGCATACACTGTGCCGTTCACGTGGTTCGACGCCATCGGTGCAACAGGGATGGGCCACGGGGGGCCGGTCGAGACCGCCCTCCTCAGGGCCATCGATCCGGACCTTGTCCGTGACGACCGCATCGAGGAAGCCAGAGCGGGCGCGAGCGACGGCTGGGGCGAGTGGGTGTCGGGGACGAACCTCGCGTTCGACTCGGCGGAGTTCACCGATAGCGGCGCGGTGGGCGACCCGAGCGAGGGCACCGAAGAGCGCGGTGAAGAGTTGCTGGAGCAAGCGACGGCGGCGCTCGTGACGCTCCTCGACGCCGTCGAAGAGCGCGACCTTTCCTGA
- a CDS encoding DUF5789 family protein, which produces MANGDETRQHGVEFGDFGDRMESFDYPIDHDTLVAEHGDAELGLPDGSATLEEVLAPLQEEGQTYQDAEELETMILNTVGDEAVGREGYSDRGTSTEPDSDDEQSL; this is translated from the coding sequence ATGGCTAACGGAGACGAGACGCGACAGCACGGCGTCGAGTTCGGCGATTTCGGCGACCGAATGGAATCGTTCGACTACCCCATCGACCACGACACGCTCGTCGCCGAGCACGGCGACGCCGAACTCGGGCTTCCCGACGGTAGCGCGACGCTCGAAGAGGTGCTCGCACCGCTTCAGGAAGAGGGCCAGACCTACCAGGACGCGGAGGAACTCGAAACGATGATCTTGAACACCGTCGGCGACGAGGCGGTCGGCCGCGAGGGCTACTCCGATAGGGGGACCTCGACCGAACCCGACAGCGACGACGAACAGTCGCTCTAG
- a CDS encoding ABC transporter ATP-binding protein: protein MSISLEDEDPFEDQREGTDNAMRRLFAEYGRENAFSFTVGTLTSLVARMLDLLPPLLLGIAIDSIFRSDSPFNLGLVPAAWIPETTMGQFWLVIGLICVSFFGGAIFHYGRNWGWNAFSQNVQHQVRTDTYDKMQRLNMDFFADKQTGEMMSVLSNDVNRLEQFLNGGMNSLFRLGAMVVGIATVMLLTNWQLALIALIPVPLVGAFTYWFVKIIQPKYAEVRSSVGEMNSRLENNLGGIQVIKSTNTEDYESGRVDDVSQAYYDAQWGAIRVRIKFFPTLQVISGIGFVATFLVGGLWVLNGPPGPFTSSLSVGLFTTFILYTQRFIWPMAQFGQIINMYQRARASAERIFGLMDEPSRLAQDPDAEALSVSAGRVEYDDVNFGYDDEHTVKDVSFDVPGGETVALVGPTGAGKSTVLKLLLRMYDVDDGEIRIDGQAIGDVTLSSLRQSIGYVSQDSYLFYGTVKENIAYGTFDATDEEIVEAAKAAEAHEFIRNLPEGYDTMAGERGVKLSGGQRQRITIARAILKDPAILVLDEATSDVDTETEMLIQRSLDRLTEERTTFSIAHRLSTIKDADQIVVLEDGRVKEHGTHDELLELGDLYANLWAVQAGEIDELPEEFIERATQRQAQTEAGTSD from the coding sequence ATGAGTATTTCTCTTGAAGATGAAGACCCTTTCGAGGATCAACGGGAAGGGACCGACAACGCCATGCGGCGACTGTTTGCCGAATACGGCCGCGAGAACGCCTTCTCCTTTACCGTCGGCACGCTGACGAGTCTGGTCGCGCGGATGCTCGACTTGCTTCCTCCATTGCTGCTCGGCATCGCCATCGACTCCATCTTCCGGAGCGACAGTCCGTTCAATCTCGGACTCGTCCCCGCGGCGTGGATCCCCGAGACGACGATGGGGCAGTTCTGGCTGGTCATCGGACTTATCTGTGTATCGTTTTTCGGCGGGGCGATCTTCCACTACGGCCGTAACTGGGGCTGGAACGCCTTCTCGCAAAACGTCCAGCACCAGGTCCGCACCGACACCTACGACAAGATGCAGCGCCTGAACATGGACTTCTTCGCCGACAAGCAAACCGGCGAAATGATGTCGGTGCTCTCGAACGACGTCAACAGGCTCGAACAGTTTCTGAACGGCGGGATGAACTCGCTGTTTCGCCTCGGGGCGATGGTCGTCGGCATCGCCACTGTCATGCTGCTCACCAACTGGCAACTCGCGCTCATCGCGCTGATTCCCGTTCCTCTCGTCGGGGCCTTCACCTACTGGTTCGTCAAGATCATCCAGCCGAAATACGCCGAGGTGCGCTCGTCGGTCGGCGAGATGAACTCCCGACTGGAGAACAACCTCGGGGGGATTCAGGTCATCAAATCGACCAACACCGAGGACTACGAATCCGGCCGCGTTGACGACGTCTCGCAGGCCTACTACGACGCCCAGTGGGGCGCAATCAGAGTCCGTATCAAGTTCTTCCCGACTCTGCAGGTCATCTCGGGCATCGGTTTCGTCGCCACGTTCCTCGTCGGCGGTCTCTGGGTGCTCAACGGCCCACCCGGTCCGTTCACGAGCAGCCTCTCCGTGGGGCTGTTCACCACGTTCATCCTCTATACACAGCGATTCATCTGGCCGATGGCGCAGTTCGGACAGATCATCAACATGTACCAGCGCGCCCGTGCCTCCGCCGAGCGCATCTTCGGGCTGATGGACGAGCCGAGCCGGCTCGCACAGGACCCCGACGCCGAGGCCCTCTCCGTTTCTGCGGGGCGCGTCGAGTACGACGACGTGAACTTCGGCTACGACGACGAGCACACGGTCAAGGACGTCTCCTTCGACGTGCCGGGCGGGGAGACGGTCGCGCTCGTCGGTCCCACTGGAGCGGGGAAATCGACAGTATTGAAGCTCCTGCTCCGGATGTACGACGTCGACGACGGCGAGATCCGTATCGACGGCCAGGCCATCGGTGACGTGACGCTGTCGAGCCTGCGCCAGTCCATCGGCTACGTGAGTCAGGATTCATACCTGTTCTACGGCACCGTCAAGGAGAACATCGCCTACGGCACGTTCGATGCGACCGACGAGGAGATCGTCGAGGCGGCCAAGGCCGCCGAAGCCCACGAGTTCATTCGAAACCTCCCCGAGGGCTACGACACGATGGCCGGTGAGCGCGGTGTCAAGCTTTCAGGAGGGCAGCGCCAGCGCATCACCATCGCGCGGGCCATCCTCAAAGACCCCGCGATCCTCGTGCTTGACGAGGCGACTTCCGACGTGGACACCGAGACCGAGATGCTCATCCAGCGTAGCCTCGACCGGCTGACCGAAGAGCGCACCACCTTCTCCATCGCCCACCGGCTCTCGACGATCAAGGACGCAGACCAGATCGTCGTGCTCGAAGACGGTCGAGTGAAAGAACACGGCACCCACGACGAACTGCTCGAACTGGGTGACCTGTACGCGAACCTCTGGGCCGTCCAGGCCGGCGAGATCGACGAACTCCCCGAGGAGTTCATCGAGCGCGCGACTCAGCGACAGGCCCAGACCGAAGCCGGAACGAGCGACTAG
- a CDS encoding DUF5790 family protein, with protein MSQATFDEDDLFDEAADDIRADVDEHLDAAEGALPDGETIWTVEAENTLGVLNSLRSALDTGDAAGHLRDAKKSYMMGERADVFADDDEFGARIAALEEVMGDVEAAHEHASELASTVPELRGALDDLHAAGESEENDEAGASADAADGSEEAAE; from the coding sequence ATGAGCCAAGCGACGTTCGACGAGGACGACCTCTTCGACGAGGCCGCAGACGACATCCGGGCCGACGTGGACGAACACCTCGATGCGGCCGAAGGGGCGCTGCCCGACGGCGAAACCATCTGGACCGTCGAGGCCGAGAACACGCTCGGCGTCCTCAATTCGCTGCGCTCGGCGCTCGACACCGGCGACGCGGCCGGCCATCTCCGCGACGCGAAGAAATCGTACATGATGGGCGAGCGCGCCGACGTCTTTGCGGACGACGACGAGTTCGGCGCACGCATCGCGGCGCTCGAAGAGGTGATGGGCGACGTCGAGGCGGCCCACGAGCACGCCAGCGAGCTTGCGAGCACGGTCCCCGAACTCCGCGGGGCGCTCGACGATCTCCACGCGGCGGGAGAAAGCGAGGAGAACGACGAGGCCGGAGCGAGCGCCGATGCGGCCGACGGGAGCGAGGAAGCCGCCGAGTAG